The window TTCATCTACAGCCGAAAACTGAATATTAGTTCGAATTGTTCGATATTGCTCAGAAACAGGGGATTTCGGCATTTTGGCTGTAATTAATGATCGTTCGTTTCGCTTGAAAGTGGTACGATTTCCTTTTCCTCTATTACGCGCCATATGACTCCCCCCTTACACGCTGCTTCGTCGCTGTTACTTGTGTACTTTTTGATGCGTCATCATCCATTTCAGAAATCGCTCCAAGGACTGGTAGCTGCAATACTCTCTCAATATCTTGCTCCGTCTTAATCGTGTTATCTAAATACTCTAGTAAAAACGCAAGACCAACACCAGTCATTAACCCAACGACAAACGCAATGGCCATATTCAGGACAGGCTGTGGCTTGACTGGTGACGGATTTTCTTTTACTTCCGCAGTCGATAAAATGTTCACATTATCGACATTCATAATTTGTTTAATTTCACTTTGGAAAACCGTTGCGATTGTGTTCGCAATTTGTGCAGCGCGTTCTGGATCTTCATCCTGCACCGAAATATTCACAACTTGCGAATCCTTCTCACTATTTACCGTAATCTTCTCATTTAATGACTCGACAGATTCATCAATATTCATTCGATCAATGACTTTGTCCAAAATCGCAGGGCTTTTAATAATGACGTTATACGTATTAATTAACTGTAAGTTCGTTTGGATTTCGTTATATTGGAATGTTGCTTGATCCCCTTTAGCTTGGTTCACTAATATTTGAGTTGAAGATTGATAGATTGGGGTAATAAAAAAGTAACTAATAATTCCACTTGTCATTGTTGCGAGTGCTGTAATCATGACAATGAGCGCTAAGCGCTTTCGCAATGTCGCAAATAGTTCTTTAAGGCTAATTGTCTCTTCCATGCTGACCTCCAGTTTTTCAAATTTTTGCATGTTTTCTATTATAAAAGTTTTACTGCTTGTATTCTACTGTTTTCAACATTTTTTTCATTACCTGCTTTTCATTATACTTAAACTTAGCAGATTTTCCATAATATTTACAATTCTTTTACAAACGAAATGGGTGGATATTTATACCACCCATTTCGTTAAAATCTCTCGATTCTGGTTGTTCATTCATTCGTTGCGTCGAGGGATTCTTTAATTTAATATAACTGGAATAACGCCACCAAGGACGATTGCTGCAACAGGGAGTGCGATATACATGAGTAGCTTCTTCCGCTGTTTTTTCGCCTCAATCTCTTCTGGAGTTAACCATTTATGTTCCACCATTCTTTCCTCCCTCGGGGTCATACTGTTTAGAAAATAGAGAAGTCCATTCTTTTTATCGTCCCTTCACGGAGCACCTTTTATGAACACGACAAAAATGAGAAATTGAACCTAAAGACACACAGGTCGGAGGTCACATTTCCTTTTACTTTCTAGCTCAAACTCAATAAAAAAAGTGCCGAAAGTCTATTTTCATAAACTATCGGCACTTTTCGATTATGCGATGACATTTTTAAGATCCGTTTCAATCAATCTCAACAACTCTTCTGTTGTCACATTTTTCGAATTCTCGCCCTTTTGGTAGGCGTTCAAGAGCACTTTTAAGAACTCCTCTTGCATAGGCAATTTATCTTCCATTCTTCAAAGCGTCCTTCCATTTACATTTTTAGTCAATTAATCTATGAAGATTATACTAGATGTCGGACAACCATGACAATCTTTTTTTACAATCTTCGAACTTCTTCTGTCTTTTTTGTCGGCTTTTCGTAAATTTTTATCCTTCCTTAATCCGTACCCGCTTTTCGGTTATAATGAAACGTAAAGATTTTATTTAGGAGCGGACGTTATGTTAGCGCGAGAGATTAAAAAAGAGCAAGTGTTGTCGTGCGGTGAGAGTGTGCTGAAATATCTTTCACCGACGAATGAAGAGCATCAACAGCTAGTGAAAAAAGGCTTATTGCTGTATCGGCAAGGCCTTGTCTTTAATGTGAAGGTTTCAAATGCCGTTGTAAGGGCCAGCGTGCAAGATGTGACACCGGTGAAGGTTTCCCTCGATTTAGACTACGCACCGATGAGTTCGTGCAGTTGTCCGAAGGCGTATCCGTGCCGTCACTTGCTCGCGGTACTCTTTTATGTATATGCAACGTCAGGTCTACTTGGTTCCTTTTTGGAAGAGTGGAAACGTGGAGAAGAGCGCGGAAAATTAGCGAAGTTAACGGAAGCCGGCTTGATTAAAAAAGGAAGCGACTTAAAGCTTGAATCAGTGGAGAGCTGGTATCGGTTGTTCCATCAAGAATGGAATCAGCTTAGCCATCGCCTCCTGTCACCCAATCAACTCATCCAGTCGGTTTATCGCCAATTGTATCCGAAATTAAAGCGATCGGCCCCGTGGAAACAAGAGTTAAAACCACTTTATTTCATTCATGTCGGGCTGTTCACCTTAGACCGAATGCTTACGTGTCTGAAGGAACAGCACGTTTCCGAAGATTATCAAAATCAAGTGATGTTTTCTTATGTCAATGCGCTACAAGAAGAAGTGACTAGTGGAGCGAACCAGCTTCGGGTTAATCGTCAATCGTTTTCGCTCGAATCTAACTTACACGATTCGGTTCCGTACGTGCGTGAGTTATTAACGAATCATTCTCCCTTTTTATTCGAGCGGTTCTCCATTTACCGTACGATTTGGCTAAAAGTGCTCGTTGACTTATTGGAAGAAGAGAAAACATGGGTAGAAGAATCAGTGAAAGAACATCCACACTCACTCGAATTAACTCTCGCGTCTTTAAACATTGCCTTTATGGAAGGGCGAGATAAGGATGTCATTGATCGCTTAGCGGATTTTGATGCGATGATGGTGCCGTATTCGCTTGACTGGTTCGGCGATATTGTCGAGCAAAAGGCGTGGGAGCGATTTTCCCCTTGGAAAGACTATTATATACAGTTTATCGGCCAGTTTTTACACGACGATCTACCATCTTACATGAAGCGACAAGTCGTGGACTTTTTAATCCAGCAGTTTGAGGAGTATGCGGATGAGACTGGGGATATGGAGGTACTGATTGAAGCGTGTCATCACATGCTGCCCTACAGCTTCGGGACGTACAATGCGTTATTACTCGAGAGGGAGAGCTATACGGACTGGCTAGATTTACAAGACGTCACAGGCTTAGTAATCGAAGATTTCGAGACGTCGTTTATTAAAAGAATGGAGAAAGAGGCGCCGCACGCGCTCATCCCGTTACTACATCGTGCGGTTCAACAGCGTCTTCTGGAGAAAAATCGCGCAAGCTACAAACAAGCGGTGAGGCATTTAAAACGACTGAAGCGCATGTATAAAAAAGACAAGAAAATCGACGTATGGGAAAGCTATTTTCAAAAAATAGTCGAGCAACATAAACGACTCCGCGCTTTCCAAGAAGAGTTGAAGAAAGGGAAGTTGTTGGATGATGAATAAAGAGACCTTTTACATCTTAGGCGAACGGCTAGAAGACGGAAACTACGTCCTCGTTTGTGTCGATGAAGAAAGCCGCATTCTTCGGACTGATTTTTGGGCACCGAAGCTGTTTTTACATCATGCTTCCTCGTTTTACGGCACGATGTTTGTCGAGGCATTCGGTGACAAAATCGT of the Bacillus kexueae genome contains:
- a CDS encoding YveK family protein — encoded protein: MEETISLKELFATLRKRLALIVMITALATMTSGIISYFFITPIYQSSTQILVNQAKGDQATFQYNEIQTNLQLINTYNVIIKSPAILDKVIDRMNIDESVESLNEKITVNSEKDSQVVNISVQDEDPERAAQIANTIATVFQSEIKQIMNVDNVNILSTAEVKENPSPVKPQPVLNMAIAFVVGLMTGVGLAFLLEYLDNTIKTEQDIERVLQLPVLGAISEMDDDASKSTQVTATKQRVRGESYGA
- a CDS encoding SWIM zinc finger family protein, with the translated sequence MLAREIKKEQVLSCGESVLKYLSPTNEEHQQLVKKGLLLYRQGLVFNVKVSNAVVRASVQDVTPVKVSLDLDYAPMSSCSCPKAYPCRHLLAVLFYVYATSGLLGSFLEEWKRGEERGKLAKLTEAGLIKKGSDLKLESVESWYRLFHQEWNQLSHRLLSPNQLIQSVYRQLYPKLKRSAPWKQELKPLYFIHVGLFTLDRMLTCLKEQHVSEDYQNQVMFSYVNALQEEVTSGANQLRVNRQSFSLESNLHDSVPYVRELLTNHSPFLFERFSIYRTIWLKVLVDLLEEEKTWVEESVKEHPHSLELTLASLNIAFMEGRDKDVIDRLADFDAMMVPYSLDWFGDIVEQKAWERFSPWKDYYIQFIGQFLHDDLPSYMKRQVVDFLIQQFEEYADETGDMEVLIEACHHMLPYSFGTYNALLLERESYTDWLDLQDVTGLVIEDFETSFIKRMEKEAPHALIPLLHRAVQQRLLEKNRASYKQAVRHLKRLKRMYKKDKKIDVWESYFQKIVEQHKRLRAFQEELKKGKLLDDE